The following coding sequences are from one Pseudomonas mendocina window:
- a CDS encoding ABC transporter substrate-binding protein has protein sequence MHFKRAVSTLLLSAVCASFAQAEVKVGVITSSTGPIALVGLPQKNSVPLLPTQAGDQQVKYIALDDGSDPTATVKALKKLISEENVDAIIGPSGSPNAMGVIQFVAEAGVPLLAPVGTAAVVLPMTEQKKWVFKTTQNDDLIAKALVEDMNARGVKTLGFIGTADPYGENWSKVMGTLAAEHGIKMLASERFQRQDTSVTGQSLKILASRPDAVLVAAPGSSAVLPQTTLFDQGYRGQMYQTHGAALPDFLKLGGKKVEGTILAASLMLVLEQMPDSHPSKAIAGDYVAAYEKLNGSKPATFGANTYDAGLLLQQAIPAAAAKAQPGTPEFRAALRDALEATHEFAATQGVYTMSAEDHSGFDERGRELIQVKNGNWTLLKRD, from the coding sequence ATGCACTTCAAACGAGCTGTGTCCACCCTCCTCCTCAGCGCCGTCTGCGCTTCCTTCGCACAAGCCGAGGTAAAGGTGGGTGTCATCACCTCCTCTACCGGCCCCATCGCACTGGTCGGGCTACCGCAGAAGAACTCCGTCCCGCTGCTGCCCACTCAGGCCGGCGACCAGCAGGTGAAGTACATCGCCCTGGATGACGGCAGCGACCCCACCGCCACCGTCAAGGCGCTGAAGAAGCTGATCAGCGAGGAAAATGTCGACGCCATCATCGGCCCGAGCGGCTCGCCCAATGCCATGGGCGTGATTCAGTTCGTCGCCGAAGCCGGCGTGCCGTTGCTGGCACCGGTCGGCACCGCCGCCGTGGTGTTGCCGATGACCGAGCAGAAGAAGTGGGTATTCAAGACCACGCAGAACGACGACCTGATCGCCAAGGCCCTTGTCGAGGACATGAACGCCCGTGGCGTGAAGACACTCGGCTTCATCGGCACCGCCGATCCCTACGGCGAGAACTGGTCGAAGGTGATGGGCACACTGGCCGCCGAACACGGCATCAAGATGCTGGCCAGCGAACGCTTCCAGCGCCAGGACACCTCGGTGACCGGGCAGAGCCTGAAGATTCTCGCCTCGCGTCCCGACGCGGTGCTGGTGGCCGCGCCGGGCAGCTCGGCGGTTCTGCCGCAGACCACCCTGTTCGACCAGGGCTACCGTGGCCAGATGTACCAGACCCACGGCGCGGCCCTGCCGGACTTCCTCAAGCTCGGCGGCAAGAAGGTCGAAGGCACCATCCTCGCTGCCAGCCTGATGCTGGTGCTCGAGCAGATGCCCGACAGCCATCCATCCAAGGCAATCGCCGGCGACTACGTGGCGGCTTACGAGAAACTCAATGGCAGCAAGCCGGCCACCTTCGGCGCCAATACCTATGACGCCGGGCTGCTGCTGCAACAGGCGATTCCGGCTGCCGCCGCCAAGGCGCAACCCGGCACGCCCGAGTTCCGCGCAGCCCTGCGCGATGCGCTGGAAGCGACCCACGAGTTCGCCGCCACCCAGGGCGTCTACACCATGAGCGCCGAGGATCACAGCGGCTTCGACGAGCGCGGCCGCGAGCTGATCCAGGTGAAAAACGGCAACTGGACGCTGCTCAAGCGCGACTGA
- a CDS encoding IacB protein produces the protein MTEKKALRVLFCMGINQNFFDAPREEQLEVWAAFSAMWNGIHDLPGVTVFGNMDDDQSMVGPSTGYPWTTYLLADVPDIETVHAACNLFRTTAVGTGPYKLWRYCKVEARTGRELIIQRA, from the coding sequence ATGACTGAGAAAAAAGCCCTGCGCGTCCTGTTCTGCATGGGCATCAACCAGAACTTCTTCGACGCCCCACGTGAAGAGCAACTGGAAGTCTGGGCGGCGTTCAGCGCCATGTGGAACGGTATCCATGACCTGCCCGGGGTGACGGTATTCGGCAACATGGACGACGACCAGAGCATGGTCGGCCCATCCACCGGCTACCCCTGGACCACCTACCTGCTGGCCGACGTGCCGGACATCGAAACGGTGCACGCGGCCTGCAACCTGTTCCGCACCACCGCCGTGGGCACCGGCCCGTACAAGCTGTGGCGCTACTGCAAGGTGGAAGCGCGTACCGGCCGTGAACTGATCATCCAGCGGGCCTGA
- a CDS encoding ketopantoate reductase family protein, with protein MLNPTPLRVCIAGAGAIGCTLAARLVESGQPVSLLARGKTLTVLRDNGIQLTDLDGEHRVHVSASDDCRELGEQDLLFICTKAPALAGLLPELAPLIGPDTVVVPVVNGVPWWYFHGIEGRLAGRRVEAVDPGGMLSASLDLHHVLGCVVFITAESSAPGVVRSNNPHLMIFGEPNGQMSERLERVRALIAASGIEARATERIRDQLWTKIIANLTSNPLSVVTGATLEQLYGQAELKTVVGKILQETLLTAAAYGARIQFDPQTFMELGAGMGAVRTSMLQDYEQGRPLELAAIGDAVVELAGYQGLAMPTTQDILALARFRSAPGHVHSPAH; from the coding sequence ATGCTCAACCCAACGCCACTGCGCGTGTGCATCGCCGGTGCCGGCGCGATCGGCTGCACCCTTGCCGCGCGCCTGGTCGAAAGCGGCCAACCGGTCAGCCTGCTGGCACGCGGCAAGACGCTCACCGTGCTGCGCGACAACGGCATCCAGTTGACCGACCTGGACGGCGAACACCGCGTGCACGTCAGCGCCAGCGATGACTGCCGCGAACTCGGCGAACAGGATCTGCTGTTCATCTGCACCAAGGCGCCGGCCCTGGCTGGCCTGCTGCCCGAATTGGCGCCGCTGATCGGCCCCGACACCGTGGTGGTGCCAGTGGTCAACGGCGTGCCCTGGTGGTACTTCCACGGCATCGAAGGCCGACTCGCCGGCCGCCGCGTCGAAGCCGTCGATCCCGGCGGCATGCTCAGCGCCAGCCTCGACCTGCACCACGTACTCGGCTGCGTGGTGTTCATCACTGCCGAAAGCAGCGCACCGGGCGTGGTGCGCTCGAACAACCCGCACCTGATGATCTTCGGCGAGCCGAACGGGCAGATGAGCGAACGCCTGGAACGGGTGCGCGCGCTGATCGCCGCCAGCGGCATCGAGGCACGCGCTACCGAGCGTATCCGCGATCAGCTGTGGACCAAGATCATCGCCAACCTGACTTCCAACCCGCTGTCGGTGGTCACCGGCGCGACCCTGGAGCAGCTCTACGGCCAGGCCGAGCTGAAGACGGTGGTCGGCAAGATTCTCCAGGAAACCCTGCTCACTGCTGCGGCTTATGGCGCACGCATCCAGTTCGATCCACAGACCTTCATGGAGCTGGGCGCCGGTATGGGTGCGGTGCGCACCTCGATGCTGCAGGACTACGAACAGGGTCGGCCACTGGAGCTGGCCGCCATCGGCGACGCGGTCGTCGAGTTGGCCGGTTACCAGGGCCTGGCCATGCCCACCACCCAGGACATCCTCGCCCTGGCGCGCTTTCGCAGCGCACCCGGTCACGTCCATTCCCCCGCACATTGA
- a CDS encoding amidase: protein MAIVVEKLKLGGQGPRVMVKDTIDVAGHPTRASSRALEHAPDAERHADVVQALLDAGCQLLGKTSLHELAFGTTGLNAWTGTADNPRYPGRIPGGSSSGSAAAVAAGLCDFSLGTDTGGSVRIPAACCGVFGLKPSFGRVSRAGVMPTQTSLDCVGPFAADIDTLISAMQVIDPSFNALPGVSGIRIGVVPVQANPEVQAVVDAVLEASDFELHEAPLPGMPAAYDAGLAVINRETWNACGHLVDSGLVGADVAGRLLAARDTRDEALADAERCRAAFTAEVDAALAQYPILALPTMPDYPALVADAADTRAAIGMTAFVRPFNLTGHPALSIPFEGASKLPVGLQLVAAKGADELLLAVARELLQRLEQ, encoded by the coding sequence ATGGCGATAGTGGTCGAGAAGCTGAAGCTCGGTGGGCAAGGCCCCCGTGTGATGGTGAAGGACACCATCGATGTGGCTGGCCATCCCACCCGTGCTTCCAGTCGTGCTCTTGAGCATGCGCCGGATGCCGAGCGCCATGCCGACGTGGTTCAGGCGTTGCTCGACGCCGGCTGCCAACTGCTGGGCAAGACCAGCCTGCACGAGCTGGCCTTCGGTACCACGGGGCTCAATGCCTGGACGGGTACGGCAGACAACCCGCGTTACCCCGGACGCATTCCCGGCGGCTCTTCCAGTGGTTCGGCCGCTGCCGTCGCTGCTGGTCTGTGCGATTTCTCCCTGGGCACCGACACCGGTGGCTCGGTACGTATTCCTGCTGCCTGCTGTGGCGTGTTCGGTCTCAAGCCCAGCTTTGGCCGGGTCAGCCGCGCCGGGGTGATGCCGACGCAGACCTCGCTGGATTGCGTCGGCCCGTTCGCCGCCGATATCGACACGCTGATCAGCGCGATGCAGGTCATCGATCCTTCCTTCAATGCCCTGCCGGGCGTGAGTGGCATCCGTATTGGCGTGGTGCCGGTGCAGGCCAACCCGGAGGTGCAGGCCGTTGTCGATGCGGTGCTCGAAGCCTCTGATTTCGAGTTGCACGAGGCACCCTTGCCCGGCATGCCGGCGGCCTACGACGCTGGCCTGGCGGTGATCAACCGGGAAACCTGGAATGCCTGCGGGCACCTGGTTGACAGCGGCCTGGTCGGCGCCGACGTCGCTGGCCGGCTGCTGGCCGCGCGTGACACCCGTGACGAGGCCCTGGCCGACGCCGAACGCTGCCGCGCCGCGTTTACCGCCGAGGTGGATGCCGCCCTGGCGCAGTACCCGATTCTCGCCCTGCCGACCATGCCGGATTACCCGGCACTCGTTGCAGATGCTGCCGATACCCGCGCGGCCATCGGCATGACCGCTTTCGTACGCCCCTTCAACCTGACTGGCCACCCGGCATTGAGCATCCCTTTCGAAGGGGCTTCGAAGTTGCCGGTGGGACTACAACTGGTCGCTGCCAAAGGCGCGGATGAACTGCTTCTGGCAGTCGCCCGCGAATTGCTGCAGCGCCTCGAACAATAA
- a CDS encoding ABC transporter ATP-binding protein: MNMPMHNLQHTQNQVANPVLDVSDLCVAYGKVEALSNASLRVGQGQIVTVIGPNGAGKTTLLSAIMGVLGSRGRVAFDGSLEAVPEVEVMVGRGLGLVPEKRELFSSMSVADNLLLGAFQRHRSGQRDHGQTLKEVYELFPRLWERREQLAATLSGGERQMLAVGRALMAKPKLLMLDEPSLGLAPLITREIFRIITTLRQQGVSILLVEQNARAALRVADYAYVLETGQIAMQGPAAQLADDPRVIEAYLGLASKHQEMLAT, encoded by the coding sequence ATGAACATGCCCATGCACAACCTGCAGCACACGCAGAACCAGGTAGCCAACCCGGTGCTGGACGTCAGCGACCTGTGCGTCGCCTACGGCAAGGTCGAGGCGCTGTCCAACGCCAGCCTGCGCGTCGGCCAGGGCCAGATCGTCACCGTGATCGGCCCCAACGGCGCCGGCAAGACCACCCTGCTCTCGGCCATCATGGGCGTGCTCGGCTCGCGAGGCCGGGTCGCCTTCGACGGCAGCCTGGAAGCCGTGCCGGAAGTCGAGGTGATGGTCGGCCGCGGCCTCGGCCTGGTGCCGGAGAAGCGCGAGCTGTTCAGCAGCATGTCGGTCGCCGACAACCTGCTGCTCGGCGCCTTCCAGCGCCACCGCAGCGGCCAGCGCGACCACGGTCAGACGCTCAAGGAGGTCTACGAACTGTTCCCGCGCCTGTGGGAACGCCGCGAGCAACTGGCCGCCACCCTCTCCGGTGGCGAGCGGCAGATGCTCGCCGTCGGCCGCGCGCTGATGGCCAAGCCCAAGCTGCTGATGCTCGATGAACCGAGCCTCGGTCTGGCGCCACTGATCACCCGCGAGATCTTCCGCATCATCACCACCCTGCGCCAGCAGGGCGTGTCGATCCTGCTGGTGGAACAGAACGCCCGCGCCGCCCTGCGCGTGGCGGACTACGCCTACGTGCTGGAAACCGGACAGATCGCCATGCAGGGCCCAGCCGCGCAACTGGCCGATGACCCGCGGGTGATAGAGGCCTACCTGGGCCTAGCCAGCAAGCATCAGGAAATGCTCGCTACCTGA
- a CDS encoding ATP-binding cassette domain-containing protein has protein sequence MKPRYLILALVAVLAVAPAVLPPYYVTLLNYIGLYTLVVLGLVLLTGVGGMTSFGQAAFVGLGAYTSAYLTTVQDLPSWLAWASASPWLTLLIGLALTAIVALVLGALTLKLSGHYLPLGTIAWGLSLYYLFGTLESLGGHTGVSGLPSISLFGWALDKGEKIYYLIWAILLGAMLVTQNLLDSREGRAIRALKGGQLMAESMGVNTFRTKMVIFLISALFAALSGWLYAHTQRFVNPTPFGLHMGIEYLFMALIGGVASVWGALLGAGVLTMLKQWLQDLLPQLLGNTGNYEVIVFGIAIVLLMQRAPGGLWPLLTRLRPDAWKPRRAARPIDDASELPQREAPVVGEVLLEARDVTRCFGGLVANNEMNLEVHAGEILALIGPNGAGKSTLFNQLSGVDTPTSGEVLFRGQRINGIPSRRIARMGMSRTFQHVKLLPEMSVLENVALGAHLRGSKGVLAAALRLDRAEEARLLAEARRQLERVGLGDYLYVEAGSLALGQQRILEIARALCANPCLLLLDEPAAGLRHKEKEALGQLLSRLRSEGMAILLVEHDMDFVMGLVDRVVVMEFGQRIAFGLPADVQKDPAVLEAYLGGAE, from the coding sequence ATGAAACCGCGCTACCTGATCCTCGCCCTGGTCGCCGTACTGGCCGTGGCGCCGGCGGTGCTGCCGCCCTACTACGTCACCCTGCTCAACTACATCGGCCTGTACACCCTGGTGGTGCTCGGCCTGGTGCTGCTCACCGGCGTCGGCGGCATGACCAGCTTCGGCCAGGCCGCCTTCGTCGGCCTCGGCGCCTACACCAGCGCCTACCTGACCACCGTGCAGGATCTACCGAGCTGGCTGGCCTGGGCCAGCGCCTCGCCCTGGCTGACCCTGCTGATCGGGCTGGCCCTGACCGCCATCGTGGCCCTGGTGCTCGGCGCGCTGACGCTGAAGCTGTCCGGCCACTACCTGCCGCTGGGTACCATCGCCTGGGGTCTGTCGCTGTACTACCTGTTCGGCACCCTGGAGTCGCTTGGCGGGCACACCGGCGTCAGCGGCCTGCCGAGCATTTCCCTGTTCGGCTGGGCGCTGGACAAGGGCGAGAAGATCTATTACCTGATCTGGGCGATCCTGCTGGGCGCCATGCTCGTCACCCAGAACCTCCTCGACTCGCGTGAAGGTCGTGCCATCCGCGCACTCAAGGGCGGCCAGCTGATGGCTGAGTCGATGGGTGTGAACACCTTCCGCACGAAGATGGTGATCTTCCTCATCTCCGCGCTGTTCGCCGCCCTCTCCGGCTGGCTCTACGCGCACACCCAGCGCTTCGTGAACCCCACGCCGTTCGGCCTGCACATGGGCATCGAGTATCTGTTCATGGCGCTGATCGGCGGCGTGGCCAGCGTCTGGGGCGCCCTGCTCGGCGCCGGCGTGCTGACCATGCTCAAGCAGTGGCTGCAGGATCTGCTGCCGCAGTTGCTGGGCAATACCGGCAACTACGAGGTGATCGTCTTCGGCATCGCCATCGTGCTGCTGATGCAACGCGCGCCGGGCGGCCTGTGGCCACTGCTGACGCGCCTGCGGCCTGATGCCTGGAAGCCACGCCGCGCTGCCCGCCCAATCGACGACGCCAGCGAGCTGCCGCAGCGCGAGGCGCCGGTCGTCGGCGAGGTGCTGCTGGAAGCCCGCGACGTGACCCGTTGCTTCGGCGGCCTGGTAGCCAACAACGAGATGAACCTGGAGGTACACGCCGGGGAAATTCTCGCCCTGATCGGCCCCAACGGCGCCGGCAAGAGCACCCTGTTCAACCAGCTTTCCGGCGTCGATACGCCCACCTCCGGTGAAGTGCTGTTCCGTGGCCAGCGCATCAACGGCATCCCCTCGCGGCGTATCGCGCGCATGGGCATGAGCCGCACCTTCCAGCACGTCAAGCTGCTGCCGGAGATGAGCGTGCTGGAGAACGTCGCCCTCGGCGCCCACTTGCGCGGCAGCAAGGGCGTACTCGCCGCAGCCCTGCGTCTGGATCGCGCCGAGGAAGCACGCCTGCTCGCCGAAGCGCGCCGTCAGCTGGAACGGGTCGGCCTCGGTGACTACCTGTACGTGGAAGCCGGCAGCTTGGCGCTGGGCCAGCAACGCATCCTCGAAATCGCCCGCGCGCTGTGCGCCAACCCCTGCCTGCTGCTGCTCGACGAGCCGGCCGCCGGCCTGCGTCACAAGGAGAAGGAAGCCCTCGGCCAGTTGCTCAGCCGCCTGCGCAGCGAAGGCATGGCGATCCTGCTGGTCGAGCACGACATGGACTTCGTCATGGGCCTGGTCGATCGCGTGGTGGTGATGGAGTTCGGCCAGCGCATCGCCTTCGGCCTGCCGGCCGATGTGCAGAAGGATCCGGCAGTGCTGGAAGCCTATCTAGGAGGAGCGGAGTGA
- a CDS encoding branched-chain amino acid ABC transporter permease — translation MNFQIALLLGQDGITNGAIYALLALSILLVFTVTRILLIPLGEFVTYGALTMAALQAGQPTALVWLLLALTLADCAMDLYDATRASRSFRFPKRIVLKLAYALAMVGLIRSLPLAELPMAVQALLTLALVVPLGPQLYRLVFQPLASASALVLLIVSIAVHVAMVGIALLLFGPEGARTQPFSEAGLTLGPVTFNSQTLWVIAVSLALIISLFLFFERSLYGKALRATAVNRMGARLMGISPNLAGKATFALATFIGALSGILIAPITTLYFDSGFVISLKGFVGAIIGGLVSYPAAALGALAVGLIEAFSMFWASTYKEIIVFTLIIPFLLWRSLTSRHVEDDE, via the coding sequence ATGAATTTCCAGATTGCCCTGCTGCTCGGCCAGGACGGCATCACCAACGGCGCCATCTACGCGCTGCTGGCGTTGTCGATCCTGCTGGTCTTCACCGTGACGCGCATCCTGCTGATCCCGCTGGGTGAGTTCGTCACCTACGGTGCGCTGACCATGGCTGCCCTGCAGGCCGGCCAGCCCACCGCGCTGGTCTGGCTGTTGCTGGCGCTGACCCTGGCCGACTGCGCCATGGATCTGTACGACGCCACCCGCGCCAGCCGCAGTTTCCGTTTCCCGAAACGCATCGTGCTCAAGCTCGCCTATGCCCTGGCCATGGTCGGCCTGATCCGCAGCCTGCCGCTGGCGGAGCTGCCCATGGCAGTGCAGGCCCTGCTCACTCTGGCGCTGGTGGTACCGCTCGGCCCGCAGCTCTATCGCCTGGTGTTCCAGCCGCTGGCTTCGGCCAGTGCACTGGTGCTGCTGATCGTATCCATCGCCGTGCACGTGGCCATGGTCGGTATCGCCCTGCTGCTGTTCGGCCCAGAAGGTGCACGCACCCAGCCCTTCTCCGAAGCCGGCCTGACCCTCGGCCCGGTGACCTTCAACAGCCAGACCCTGTGGGTCATCGCCGTGTCCCTGGCGCTGATCATCAGCCTGTTCCTGTTCTTCGAACGCAGCCTCTATGGCAAGGCCCTGCGTGCCACCGCGGTGAATCGCATGGGCGCACGATTGATGGGCATCTCGCCGAACCTGGCGGGCAAGGCCACCTTCGCCTTGGCCACCTTCATCGGTGCACTGTCGGGCATCCTCATCGCCCCCATCACCACCCTGTATTTCGACTCCGGCTTCGTCATCAGCCTCAAGGGTTTCGTCGGCGCCATCATCGGCGGTCTGGTGAGCTACCCGGCGGCCGCCCTGGGCGCGCTCGCCGTGGGCCTGATCGAGGCGTTCTCGATGTTCTGGGCCAGCACCTACAAGGAGATCATCGTCTTCACCCTGATCATCCCCTTCCTGCTCTGGCGTTCCCTCACCAGCCGTCATGTGGAGGACGATGAATGA
- a CDS encoding acyl-CoA dehydrogenase family protein, with protein MSSLSELDCQRLAPITANEAFQALLVDIRERAQREEFDQQRYISDDVIERFKELGVYRALVPTRFGGEQRNPMEFCEMVEEISAADGSAGWVASFGMNPVYLAALPLATLEKLYANGPDVIFAGGIFPPQPADLHDGGFKVSGRWRFSSGCKGASLIGVGISPKNGETLGLPRLAVMPREKVAIEETWNVVGLIGTGSHDVVIDGVVVPEEWTFVRGGASNLDEPMFRYPSLSFATQVLSVVGLGVARAALDYLSGMASGRFSVTGAPALADRPLAQMQMAKAEAELRAARAWFYEAMEDAWNSVVAGTPVSIEQTNLLRLSSTHATRVSAEVARTAQMLSGMTGVYRDNPLSRFVNDTLVITQHAFMGDMTYQNAGAIFFGNKPLPGYL; from the coding sequence ATGTCTTCCCTAAGCGAGCTGGATTGCCAGCGCCTTGCCCCGATTACCGCAAATGAAGCCTTTCAGGCGCTGCTGGTCGATATCCGTGAGCGCGCCCAGCGTGAGGAATTCGATCAGCAGCGATATATCTCCGATGACGTGATCGAGCGTTTCAAGGAGCTGGGCGTCTACCGCGCCCTGGTGCCTACCCGCTTTGGCGGTGAGCAGCGCAATCCCATGGAGTTCTGCGAGATGGTGGAGGAAATCTCCGCCGCCGACGGCTCCGCCGGCTGGGTCGCCAGCTTCGGCATGAACCCGGTGTACCTGGCGGCCCTGCCGCTGGCAACGCTGGAGAAGCTCTATGCCAATGGCCCGGACGTCATATTTGCCGGTGGCATTTTCCCTCCGCAGCCGGCCGATCTGCATGACGGTGGCTTCAAGGTCAGTGGCCGCTGGCGCTTCTCCAGTGGCTGCAAGGGCGCGAGCCTGATTGGCGTCGGTATCAGCCCGAAGAACGGCGAGACGTTGGGGCTGCCACGCCTGGCGGTGATGCCGAGGGAGAAGGTGGCGATCGAGGAAACCTGGAACGTGGTTGGCCTGATCGGTACCGGCAGCCACGACGTGGTGATCGATGGTGTGGTGGTGCCCGAAGAGTGGACGTTCGTCCGCGGCGGCGCTTCCAACCTCGATGAGCCGATGTTCCGCTACCCCTCGCTGTCTTTCGCCACGCAGGTGCTGTCCGTGGTTGGCCTGGGCGTGGCCCGTGCTGCCCTGGACTACCTCTCCGGCATGGCCAGTGGTCGTTTCTCCGTTACCGGTGCTCCGGCTCTGGCCGATCGTCCGCTGGCGCAAATGCAGATGGCCAAGGCCGAAGCGGAACTGCGCGCCGCCCGTGCCTGGTTCTATGAAGCCATGGAAGACGCCTGGAACAGCGTGGTTGCCGGTACGCCGGTGAGCATCGAGCAGACCAACCTGCTGCGCCTGTCCTCGACCCACGCCACCCGTGTGTCTGCCGAAGTGGCGCGCACCGCGCAGATGCTCTCGGGCATGACCGGTGTCTATCGCGACAACCCCCTGTCGCGCTTCGTCAACGACACCCTGGTGATCACCCAGCATGCCTTCATGGGCGACATGACCTACCAGAACGCCGGCGCGATCTTCTTCGGCAACAAGCCGCTGCCTGGCTACCTGTGA
- a CDS encoding PAS domain-containing methyl-accepting chemotaxis protein — MQAAASIPTGFQEPPISRLDPQGVLLTCNAAYLDMCGYAEHDVVGKPHELINHPHMPASVIASMWRALRAGVPWTAPVMIRHRQGDADWHNLYVVPLFDDGKLAALGTVYQPIEPAQARQAERLYARLAQGQAPWKPLQRFSELLLGHGLQLALGLGLALATLLAYLPAALGLPLLLALGLAGLQPALRQRQLSRTLLAQHAQAYSDPLLTPLYAQHPGPTSLLAMALESQRARMSTVMSRICINSVVLRQQARTSADVVDHSVEQLDRQVRETEQTAAAINQMSATIQELSRNLQHTAQAAQNADQLARDGERLSDDSQRSAQTMRHSVGEIGRAVGSLAAAIESIGGVATVIQSIAEQTNLLALNAAIEAARAGESGRGFAVVADEVRSLASRTRESTHEIQRSLETLRQDSGTALATAQRGEQAALRASTDVEQARQALTRICAEVAQISGMSLQMAAAIEQQGQVAEQINQQITEIAGFTERTSQQAGRTSEISQALHQLAESQLGLAQRFLKG; from the coding sequence ATGCAAGCTGCCGCCAGCATCCCAACAGGTTTCCAGGAGCCACCGATTTCCCGGCTCGATCCGCAGGGTGTCCTGCTCACCTGCAACGCTGCCTATCTGGACATGTGCGGCTACGCCGAACACGACGTGGTCGGCAAGCCTCACGAACTGATCAACCACCCGCACATGCCGGCATCGGTGATCGCCAGCATGTGGCGTGCGCTACGCGCTGGCGTGCCATGGACGGCACCCGTGATGATCCGCCACAGACAAGGTGACGCGGACTGGCACAACCTCTATGTGGTACCGCTGTTCGATGACGGCAAGCTGGCGGCGCTGGGCACCGTCTATCAACCCATCGAGCCGGCGCAGGCGCGCCAGGCCGAGCGCCTCTATGCGCGCCTGGCACAGGGCCAGGCACCCTGGAAGCCACTTCAGCGGTTCAGCGAACTGCTGCTGGGTCATGGCCTGCAACTGGCGCTCGGCCTGGGCCTGGCGCTGGCCACACTGCTGGCCTACTTGCCGGCCGCCCTGGGTCTGCCTTTGCTGCTGGCACTGGGCCTCGCCGGGCTGCAGCCAGCGCTGCGTCAGCGCCAACTGAGCCGCACCCTGCTCGCCCAGCACGCCCAGGCCTACAGCGACCCGCTGCTGACGCCGCTATACGCCCAGCACCCCGGGCCGACCAGCCTGCTGGCCATGGCCCTGGAAAGTCAGCGCGCGCGCATGAGCACGGTGATGTCGCGCATCTGCATCAACAGCGTGGTACTGCGTCAGCAGGCGCGGACCTCGGCCGACGTGGTCGATCACTCGGTCGAGCAACTGGATCGCCAGGTGCGCGAAACCGAGCAGACCGCCGCCGCGATCAACCAGATGAGCGCCACCATCCAGGAACTGTCGCGCAACCTGCAGCACACCGCGCAAGCCGCGCAGAACGCCGACCAGTTGGCCCGTGATGGCGAGCGCCTGTCTGACGACAGCCAGCGCTCGGCCCAGACCATGCGCCATTCGGTAGGCGAAATTGGCCGGGCAGTCGGCAGCCTGGCGGCGGCCATCGAATCCATCGGCGGCGTGGCCACGGTGATCCAGAGCATCGCCGAGCAGACCAACCTGCTGGCCCTCAACGCCGCCATCGAGGCCGCCCGCGCTGGCGAGTCCGGGCGCGGCTTCGCGGTGGTCGCCGACGAGGTACGCAGCCTCGCCTCGCGCACCCGCGAATCGACCCACGAGATCCAGCGCTCGCTGGAAACCCTGCGTCAGGACAGCGGCACTGCGCTGGCCACCGCGCAGCGCGGCGAACAGGCGGCCCTGCGCGCCAGTACCGACGTCGAGCAGGCGCGCCAGGCACTGACGCGCATCTGCGCCGAGGTCGCGCAGATCAGCGGCATGAGCCTGCAGATGGCTGCCGCCATCGAGCAGCAGGGCCAGGTCGCCGAGCAGATCAACCAGCAGATCACTGAGATCGCCGGCTTCACAGAGCGCACCAGCCAACAGGCCGGACGCACCAGCGAGATCAGCCAGGCACTGCACCAGTTGGCCGAGTCGCAGTTGGGGTTGGCACAACGCTTCCTCAAAGGCTGA
- a CDS encoding class II aldolase/adducin family protein, whose translation MNAMTDFSKPAHCSDEEWALRVKLAYCYHLVDWFGWTETIFNHISARLPGPAHHYLVNPFGLNYSEVTPGNLLKVDLHGKKLEPSPYDGNPAGFALHSAVHGARDDIQCVIHTHTTPISAVVQKKRGFTHDDFYGAQLHGRIGYHTFEGITLFDDEKARMIESLGNKHVLVLRNHGIAVGESSIEKTFFLLWTVQRAAENQCAAGALGGEDNPLEDGIAAKCSDLTAMLIRESGFATKFYDAMVRKMRTERAMHW comes from the coding sequence ATGAACGCCATGACCGATTTCAGCAAGCCCGCCCATTGCAGCGACGAAGAATGGGCACTGCGCGTCAAGCTCGCCTACTGCTACCACCTGGTGGACTGGTTCGGCTGGACCGAGACCATCTTCAACCACATTTCCGCACGCCTGCCTGGCCCGGCCCATCACTACCTGGTCAACCCCTTCGGCCTGAACTACAGCGAAGTCACGCCGGGCAACCTGCTCAAGGTCGACCTGCACGGCAAGAAGCTCGAGCCCTCGCCCTACGACGGCAACCCCGCCGGCTTCGCCCTGCACAGCGCCGTGCACGGCGCGCGTGACGACATCCAGTGCGTGATCCACACCCACACCACGCCGATCTCCGCCGTGGTGCAGAAGAAGCGCGGCTTCACCCATGACGACTTCTACGGCGCCCAGCTGCATGGCCGCATCGGCTACCACACCTTCGAGGGCATCACCCTGTTCGATGACGAGAAGGCGCGGATGATCGAGAGCCTCGGCAACAAGCACGTGCTGGTGCTGCGCAACCACGGCATCGCGGTAGGCGAGAGCAGCATCGAGAAGACCTTCTTCCTGCTCTGGACGGTGCAGCGCGCTGCCGAGAACCAGTGCGCCGCCGGTGCCCTGGGCGGCGAGGACAACCCGCTGGAGGACGGCATCGCCGCCAAGTGCTCCGACCTCACCGCGATGCTGATCCGCGAGAGTGGTTTCGCCACCAAGTTCTATGACGCCATGGTGCGCAAGATGCGCACCGAACGGGCCATGCACTGGTAA